One genomic segment of Pristiophorus japonicus isolate sPriJap1 chromosome 8, sPriJap1.hap1, whole genome shotgun sequence includes these proteins:
- the sirt4 gene encoding NAD-dependent protein lipoamidase sirtuin-4, mitochondrial isoform X1, translating into MRLLSVFTVAEKCLILQRTCKNYSSVAASNLAFVPSSLPLDCIDLEELQEFVFQSKKLFVLTGAGVSTESGIPDYRSEGVGLYARTARRPIQHSEFVRSAKGRQRYWARNYVGWPQFCSFQPNVTHNVLRKWENLGKLHWLVTQNVDALHTKAGSQRLTELHGCSHRVICLDCGNIMPRPHLQEKFAALNPGWTEEAHGIAPDGDVFLTDDQIQNFNVPSCESCGGILKPDVTFFGDTVNKEKVNFVYERVAESDAVLVAGSSLQVYSGYRFIIAAYEKKLPTALVNIGITRADTLATLKISARCGEVLSCILPF; encoded by the exons ATGCGGTTGCTGTCTGTATTTACAGTTGCTGAGAAATGCCTGATTCTGCAGCGAACCTGCAAGAACTACAGTTCAGTCGCTGCTTCCAATTTGGCATTTGTTCCTTCTAGCCTTCCTTTGGACTGTATTGATTTGGAGGAACTTCAGGAGTTTGTGTTTCAGTCCAAGAAGCTGTTTGTGCTGACTGGAGCAGGGGTTTCGACAGAGTCTGGAATTCCCGATTATCGCTCTGAGGGTGTGGGGCTCTACGCTCGGACAGCAAGGCGTCCCATTCAGCACTCTGAGTTCGTCCGCAGTGCCAAGGGCAGGCAGAGGTACTGGGCACGGAATTATGTTGGCTGGCCGCAGTTTTGTTCCTTCCAGCCAAATGTAACGCACAATGTTTTGCGTAAATGGGAGAACCTGGGGAAGTTGCACTGGCTGGTGACTCAGAATGTGGATGCTTTGCACACAAAGGCAGGAAGCCAGCGCCTGACGGAGCTTCACGGCTGTTCTCACAGGGTGATCTGTCTTGACTGTGGAAACATAATGCCTAGGCCTCATCTTCAAGAAAAATTTGCAGCTCTGAATCCTGGCTGGACTGAAGAAGCACACGGAATAGCTCCAGATGGGGACGTTTTCCTGACCGATGATCAAATTCAGAATTTTAATGTTCCCTCATGTGAGAGTTGTGGCGGTATCCTGAAACCTGATGTCACCTTTTTTGGAGACACTGTGAACAAAGAGAAAGTAAATTTTGTCTATGAGCGTGTGGCTGAGTCGGATGCAGTTCTGGTGGCAGGCTCTTCTCTGCAG GTGTATTCTGGATATAGGTTCATCATTGCAGCATATGAGAAGAAGTTACCAACTGCATTAGTGAACATTGGGATTACCAGAGCAGATACACTGGCCACTCTGAAAATCAGTGCTCGATGTGGAGAGGTGTTGTCGTGTATCCTTCCCTTTTGA
- the sirt4 gene encoding NAD-dependent protein lipoamidase sirtuin-4, mitochondrial isoform X2 encodes MRLLSVFTVAEKCLILQRTCKNYSSVAASNLAFVPSSLPLDCIDLEELQEFVFQSKKLFVLTGAGVSTESGIPDYRSEGVGLYARTARRPIQHSEFVRSAKGRQRYWARNYVGWPQFCSFQPNVTHNVLRKWENLGKLHWLVTQNVDALHTKAGSQRLTELHGCSHRVICLDCGNIMPRPHLQEKFAALNPGWTEEAHGIAPDGDVFLTDDQIQNFNVPSCESCGGILKPDVTFFGDTVNKEKVNFVYERVAESDAVLVAGSSLQV; translated from the exons ATGCGGTTGCTGTCTGTATTTACAGTTGCTGAGAAATGCCTGATTCTGCAGCGAACCTGCAAGAACTACAGTTCAGTCGCTGCTTCCAATTTGGCATTTGTTCCTTCTAGCCTTCCTTTGGACTGTATTGATTTGGAGGAACTTCAGGAGTTTGTGTTTCAGTCCAAGAAGCTGTTTGTGCTGACTGGAGCAGGGGTTTCGACAGAGTCTGGAATTCCCGATTATCGCTCTGAGGGTGTGGGGCTCTACGCTCGGACAGCAAGGCGTCCCATTCAGCACTCTGAGTTCGTCCGCAGTGCCAAGGGCAGGCAGAGGTACTGGGCACGGAATTATGTTGGCTGGCCGCAGTTTTGTTCCTTCCAGCCAAATGTAACGCACAATGTTTTGCGTAAATGGGAGAACCTGGGGAAGTTGCACTGGCTGGTGACTCAGAATGTGGATGCTTTGCACACAAAGGCAGGAAGCCAGCGCCTGACGGAGCTTCACGGCTGTTCTCACAGGGTGATCTGTCTTGACTGTGGAAACATAATGCCTAGGCCTCATCTTCAAGAAAAATTTGCAGCTCTGAATCCTGGCTGGACTGAAGAAGCACACGGAATAGCTCCAGATGGGGACGTTTTCCTGACCGATGATCAAATTCAGAATTTTAATGTTCCCTCATGTGAGAGTTGTGGCGGTATCCTGAAACCTGATGTCACCTTTTTTGGAGACACTGTGAACAAAGAGAAAGTAAATTTTGTCTATGAGCGTGTGGCTGAGTCGGATGCAGTTCTGGTGGCAGGCTCTTCTCTGCAG GTATAG